One Purpureocillium takamizusanense chromosome 1, complete sequence genomic window carries:
- the FAP1 gene encoding FKBP12-associated protein (COG:K~BUSCO:EOG09261727~EggNog:ENOG503NUMP), translating to MPDTNVPQLRTRSQDSSRRVHHGRRKARGGRARAPVNGSHPGGSDAPGDEVALQNNLTSPSTPTATNESPRALGDQRSRRGRGQRAGGRGTPGRGAARPPTHRAFGGHLTTGTDDGSTSARTLSGDAPEFVPGQPIVTRNKHSKAPVPHEPHVRQPKSTAADLGTRIHDDISNWNYECAICTDDVRRTSHVWSCIVCWTVVHLKCAKRWYGNQKKQDDLQSSEPHREFSWRCPGCNSKLVDDPGSYHCWCGKEINPSPSSAALPPHSCGQTCSKPRATCPHPCSLQCHAGPCPPCGLTGPNQSCFCGKNASQKLCRETDYENGWSCQEICEDLLPCGEHLCSRPCHSGLCGECDVKVDARCYCGRVDKVIPCYERDEIQESFDTTESTWFEGSFKCDQLCKRLFDCGVHTCNETCHAQEEQPSRCPYSPDTVTHCPCGKTLLEELLDSPRQSCKDSVPHCDRPCEKLLLCGHLCKAKCHVGNCGFCDETIDISCRCGRTITKSICHQGDLQHPLCMRTCQANLSCGRHKCGEHCCAGEKKATERQAARRKNRAAADVNSIEPEHICIKTCGRPLKCGSHDCQQICHRGPCRSCPEAVFHEISCNCGRTVLQPPQPCGTRPPECRFNCQRRPSCGHPAVEHHCHPDDLSCPKCPFLVDKWCACGKEKLHSQPCHLQEAHCGRPCGKKLKCGLHTCRKLCHRAGECEDVSLTKVHCEQVCGKTKLFCEHTCQNTCHGQTPCNEGAACTAKAVISCPCGGRQQEVKCLASSSNSTPSRPEIKCDDECLRLERNRRLAAALNIDPSSHTNDHVPYSEGTLKLFKENLSWAEAQEREFRVFAKSPDEVRMRYKPMSATYRQFLHLLAGDYGLESRSEDVEPYRYIIVFKGPRFVSAPSKTLGQCLKIRETQAAEVAVAAAAARPPSPPMLAVSEPFNGFLLTSPRFGLTIEDINQAFAADFATQPSIHFTISFLPTEEILLRATSNYSAFLSPAGMEQALTVLKPRLAKTVEHVDLAGNLLLCHMDANDHLGRREGPSKRDALGWNAVAGRAASRSGAATPTDEPPTRGGRKLFGLKKKKVDKEVDKPWAALGGDVEC from the exons ATGCCCGACACAAACGTCCCGCAATTACGGACCCGGTCCCAAGATTCAAGCAGAAGAGTgcaccatggccgtcgcaaagctcgcggcggcagagcaCGTGCTCCAGTAAATGGCTCCCATCCGGGAGGCAGCGATGCCCCCGGCGACGAAGTCGCTCTCCAGAACAATCTCACCTCGCCTTCAACCCCAACGGCCACGAATGAATCGCCCAGAGCATTGGGAGACCAAAGATCTCGAAGAGGTCGCGGCCAAAGGGCCGGTGGTCGTGGTActcccggccgcggcgccgcgcgaccCCCAACCCACAGGGCATTTGGGGGACACTTGACCACCGGGACAGACGATGGTAGCACTTCAGCCCGCACCTTAAGCGGCGATGCTCCCGAGTTTGTCCCAGGGCAGCCCATTGTCACTAGAAA TAAACACTCGAAAGCTCCAGTTCCGCATGAGCCGCATGTGCGACAGCCAAAATCCACAGCTGCCGATCTTGGGACGAGGATACACGACGATATCAGCAACTGGAACTACGAATGCGCCATTTGCACGGACGATGTCCGCAGGACATCGCACGTGTGGTCTTGCATAGTTTGCTGGACTGTGGTTCACCTCAAATGCGCCAAGAGATGGTATGGCAATCAAAAGAAGCAGGATGATCTACAGTCATCTGAGCCCCATCGAGAATTTTCATGGCGATGTCCTGGATGTAATTCCAAACTCGTTGACGACCCCGGCTCATACCATTGTTGGTGCGGCAAGGAGATCAATCCCTCACCAAGCAGCGCAGCTTTACCTCCCCATTCGTGTGGACAGACATGCTCGAAGCCCCGAGCAACCTGCCCTCACCCCTGCTCTCTTCAATGCCACGCCGGACCCTGCCCCCCTTGTGGCTTAACGGGACCGAACCAATCGTGCTTCTGCGGCAAGAACGCATCCCAGAAGCTATGCCGGGAGACGGACTATGAAAATGGTTGGAGCTGCCAGGAGATATGCGAAGACTTGCTCCCGTGTGGTGAGCATTTATGCTCGCGGCCCTGCCATTCTGGATTGTGTGGCGAGTGTGACGTCAAAGTGGACGCGAGGTGCTATTGCGGTCGTGTTGACAAGGTAATTCCTTGTTACGAAAGGGACGAGATTCAAGAGTCCTTTGATACGACTGAGAGCACTTGGTTCGAAGGGTCTTTCAAGTGCGATCAGCTGTGCAAGCGGCTCTTCGACTGCGGTGTACACACTTGCAACGAGACGTGCCACGCGCAAGAAGAGCAGCCATCGCGCTGTCCATACTCCCCGGATACGGTCACACACTGCCCCTGCGGCAAGACCTTGCTTGAGGAGCTTCTAGACTCGCCTCGACAATCCTGCAAAGACAGTGTTCCTCACTGCGACAGACCTTGCGAGAAGCTCCTTCTGTGTGGACACTTGTGTAAAGCCAAGTGTCATGTGGGAAACTGCGGCTTCTGCGACGAGACGATTGACATTTCCTGCCGATGCGGAAGAACGATTACGAAATCGATTTGCCACCAGGGAGACTTACAGCATCCCTTGTGCATGAGGACTTGCCAAGCGAATCTCAGCTGCGGACGCCACAAATGCGGCGAGCATTGCTGCGCGGGTGAGAAGAAGGCTACAGAGAGGCAAGCAGCGCGGCGGAAGAACAGAGCAGCTGCAGATGTCAACTCCATCGAGCCGGAGCATATTTGCATTAAGACTTGTGGCAGGCCGCTGAAGTGCGGCAGCCATGATTGTCAGCAAATCTGCCACAGGGGTCCGTGCAGAAGCTGTCCAGAGGCAGTATTCCATGAGATTAGCTGCAACTGTGGCCGTACAGTCCTGCAGCCTCCCCAGCCTTGCGGCACCAGGCCACCGGAATGCCGCTTCAACTGCCAGAGACGTCCCAGCTGCGGTCATCCTGCCGTTGAGCACCACTGCCATCCAGATGACCTCAGCTGTCCGAAGTGCCCATTCCTAGTCGACAAATGGTGTGCGTGTGGGAAGGAGAAACTTCATAGTCAGCCTTGTCATCTCCAAGAAGCCCACTGTGGCCGTCCCTGTGGGAAGAAGCTCAAGTGCGG GCTGCATACTTGCCGCAAGCTTTGCCATCGTGCCGGAGAATGCGAAGACGTTTCTTTGACCAAGGTCCATTGTGAGCAGGTTTGTGGTAAGACGAAGCTCTTTTGCGAGCATACGTGTCAGAACACTTGCCATGGACAGACCC CTTGCAACGAGGGTGCGGCATGCACTGCCAAAGCGGTAATTAGCTGCCCTTGTGGTGGGCGGCAACAAGAGGTCAAGTGTCTCGCCAGCAGCTCGAATTCAACTCCTTCAAGGCCAGAAATCAAATGCGATGACGAATGCCTCCGATTGGAGCGCAACCGGCGTCTCGCAGCCGCCCTCAATATCGATCCTTCTTCCCACACTAACGACCACGTACCGTATTCGGAAGGTACATTGAAGCTGTTCAAGGAAAACCTTTCGTGGGCTGAGGCGCAGGAACGTGAGTTCCGTGTTTTTGCCAAAAGCCCCGATGAGGTGAGGATGAGGTATAAGCCAATGTCAGCTACGTATCGTCAGTTCCTCCATTTACTGGCCGGAGACTACGGCCTGGAGAGTCGGAGCGAAGACGTGGAGCCATATCGATATATCATCGTCTTTAAGGGTCCTCGGTTCGTGTCTGCGCCGAGCAAGACGCTTGGCCAATGCCTCAAGATCCGGGAaacgcaggcggcggaggtAGCGgtagccgctgccgccgcccggcccccgAGCCCGCCCATGCTGGCAGTGAGCGAGCCGTTCAACGGCTTCTTACTAACGTCGCCGCGGTTTGGCCTCACCATTGAGGATATAAATCAAGCTTTTGCAGCCGACTTTGCCACGCAACCCTCGATTCACTTTACAATCAGCTTCTTGCCGACAGAGGAGATTTTGCTCCGGGCAACGTCCAACTACTCCGCGTTCTTGTCTCCAGCCGGCATGGAACAAGCCTTGACGGTGCTCAAGCCCCGTCTAGCCAAGACCGTGGAGCATGTGGACCTAGCCGGCAACCTATTGCTATGCCACATGGACGCAAACGATCATCTGGGACGGCGTGAAGGCCCGAGCAAAAGGGACGCCCTGGGGTGGAATGCGGtagcagggcgggcggcatctcGATCAggggccgccacgcccacgGACGAGCCACCAACTAGGGGCGGACGTAAGCTTTTTGGGCTTAAAAAGAAGAAGGTCGACAAGGAAGTGGACAAGCCATGGGCCGCGCTCGGAGGAGATGTCGAATGCTGA
- the bem46 gene encoding bem46 protein, variant (COG:S~EggNog:ENOG503NUS2~TransMembrane:1 (o32-50i)~MEROPS:MER0017242): protein MSNSNPSPSSTLAGYLEQTASVLSSAASYMRLPALASTGIAAALTSLLYFKQKALIYPSHMPPNSRTELPRPSQFGIRDFEELVIPTDDGEKLSAFYIRGPRGNKNSNITVLMFHGNAGNIGHRLPIARMIINYIGCNVFMLEYRGYGTSTGEPDEAGLTVDAQTGLNYLRQRAETRDHKLVIYGQSLGGAVSIKLVAKNQDAGDIAGLILENTFLSMRKLIPSVIPPAKYLTLLCHQVWPSETILPSIKNVPVLFLSGLQDEIVPPSHMRQLYELCKAPSKTWRPLPGGDHNSSVLEEGYFEAMTQFVSEVTSGSDAEKVRL from the exons ATGTCCAACTCCAACCCTTCTCCCTCGTCCACCCTAGCCGGCTACTTGGAGCAGACCGCGTCCGTCTTGAGCTCCGCTGCCTCCTACATGCGTCTCCCGGCattggcgtcgacg ggcattgccgccgccctcacTTCCCTGCTTTACTTTAAACAAAA GGCCTTGATCTACCCTTCGCACATGCCACCCAACTCCCGGACCGAACTCCCGCGCCCGTCACAATTTGGTATCCGAGACTTTGAGGAACTTGTTATTCCcaccgacgatggcgagaaGCTCTCCGCCTTCTACATCcgcggcccgcgcggcaACAAAAACTCAAACATCACTGTGCTCATGTTCCATGGAAACGCGGGGAACATCGGCCATAGACTACCCATCGCCCGCATGATCATTAACTACATTGGTTGCAATGTGTTCATGCTCGAATATCGAGGGTACGGCACCTCTACGGGTgagcccgacgaggccggcttGACCGTCGATGCGCAAACTGGTCTCAATTATCTGCGACAGCGGGCGGAGACCCGCGACCACAAGCTCGTCATCTACGGCCAAAGCCTCGGTGGTGCCGTCAGTATCAAGCTCGTGGCCAAAAAccaggacgccggcgacatTGCTGGGCTGATACTGGAGAACACTTTCCTGTCCATGCGCAAGCTCATCCCGTCGGTCATACCGCCTGCCAAGTACCTCACCTTGCTCTGTCACCAGGTCTGGCCCAGCGAAACGATACTACCGAGTATCAAGAATGTGCCGGTACTTTTCCTCAGCGGCTTGCAAGATGAGATCGTTCC TCCGAGTCACATGCGCCAACTTTACGAGCTCTGCAAGGCGCCGAGCAAGACCTGGAGGCCCTTACCGGGCGGTGACCACAACTCGAGCGTGCTAGAAGAGGGATACTTTGAGGCCATGACCCAATTTGTTTCCGAAGTTACCAGCGGGTCCGACGCGGAAAAGGTGCGATTATAG
- the bem46 gene encoding bem46 protein, variant, variant 2 (COG:S~EggNog:ENOG503NUS2~TransMembrane:1 (o32-50i)~MEROPS:MER0017242), which translates to MSNSNPSPSSTLAGYLEQTASVLSSAASYMRLPALASTGIAAALTSLLYFKQKALIYPSHMPPNSRTELPRPSQFGIRDFEELVIPTDDGEKLSAFYIRGPRGNKNSNITVLMFHGNAGNIGHRLPIARMIINYIGCNVFMLEYRGYGTSTGEPDEAGLTVDAQTGLNYLRQRAETRDHKLVIYGQSLGGAVSIKLVAKNQDAGDIAGLILENTFLSMRKLIPSVIPPAKYLTLLCHQVWPSETILPSIKNVPVLFLSGLQDEIVPYVSPMPPALPLGSRDEQYHTHKI; encoded by the exons ATGTCCAACTCCAACCCTTCTCCCTCGTCCACCCTAGCCGGCTACTTGGAGCAGACCGCGTCCGTCTTGAGCTCCGCTGCCTCCTACATGCGTCTCCCGGCattggcgtcgacg ggcattgccgccgccctcacTTCCCTGCTTTACTTTAAACAAAA GGCCTTGATCTACCCTTCGCACATGCCACCCAACTCCCGGACCGAACTCCCGCGCCCGTCACAATTTGGTATCCGAGACTTTGAGGAACTTGTTATTCCcaccgacgatggcgagaaGCTCTCCGCCTTCTACATCcgcggcccgcgcggcaACAAAAACTCAAACATCACTGTGCTCATGTTCCATGGAAACGCGGGGAACATCGGCCATAGACTACCCATCGCCCGCATGATCATTAACTACATTGGTTGCAATGTGTTCATGCTCGAATATCGAGGGTACGGCACCTCTACGGGTgagcccgacgaggccggcttGACCGTCGATGCGCAAACTGGTCTCAATTATCTGCGACAGCGGGCGGAGACCCGCGACCACAAGCTCGTCATCTACGGCCAAAGCCTCGGTGGTGCCGTCAGTATCAAGCTCGTGGCCAAAAAccaggacgccggcgacatTGCTGGGCTGATACTGGAGAACACTTTCCTGTCCATGCGCAAGCTCATCCCGTCGGTCATACCGCCTGCCAAGTACCTCACCTTGCTCTGTCACCAGGTCTGGCCCAGCGAAACGATACTACCGAGTATCAAGAATGTGCCGGTACTTTTCCTCAGCGGCTTGCAAGATGAGATCGTTCCGTATGTATCCCCGATGCCCCCTGCCCTTCCTCTTGGATCGCGTGATGAACAATACCACACCCACAAAATATGA